CGATGTTACGTACCTGCGCTGTCAGATTGTTCGCAAGACCATTCACATTGTCGGTCAAATCTTTCCATGTACCCGACACACCTTTTACGTCAGCCTGACCACCCAAACGACCTTCGGTACCTACGTCTTTCGCGACACGAGTCACCTCGGCGGCGAACGAGTTCAGCTGATCCACCATCACGTTGATGGTGTTCTTAAGTTCAAGGATCTCACCTCGCGCATCAACGGTGATTTTTTGTGACAAGTCTCCGTTCGCAACCGCGGTTGTTACTTTCGCGATGTTACGGACCTGCGCTGTCAAATTGTTTGCAAGACCATTTACGTTGTCGGTCAGATCTTTCCAAGTACCAGAGACACCTTTTACGTCAGCCTGACCGCCCAGTCGTCCTTCGGTACCCACCTCTTTCGCGACACGAGTTACTTCGGCTGCGAACGACGACAACTGATCCACCATCACGTTGATGGTATTCTTAAGTTCAAAGATTTCCCCTTTGGCATCGACGGTGATTTTTTGCGACAAGTCGCCTTTCGCAACCGCAGTTGTTACTTTCGCGATGTTACGCACCTGATCCGTTAAGTTTCCCGCGAGACCGTTTACGTTATCGGTAAGATCGCGCCAAATTCCCGAAGCTCCGCGCACGTCAGCTTGTCCGCCCAGTTTTCCTTCAGTACCTACCTCTTTCGCGACACGAGTTACCTCGGAAGCAAATGAGTTGAGCTGATCCACCATGGCATTCACCGTCGTACCGATGCGCAGGAATTCCCCTTTCACCATACGACCGTCAATTTCCATCGTCATTTTCTGTGAAAGGTCCCCTTTCGCCACCGACGTGATGACACGTGCGACTTCTTGAGTCGGCTGAACCAGATCGCCGATAAGAAGATTGACGGAATCGACACTCGTGGACCAAGCGCCACGAACGGTTCCCATATTCACGCGTTCATTCATGCGACCTTCTTGACCGACGGTACTACGAACGCGCACAAATTCATTAGCCATGTTTTCATTGAGTTCGATAATGTCATTCAGAACTTCGCCGATTTCAGAGATGATTCCTTCTTCACCAACCGGCATACGCGTCGAAAACTCCCCACGGCGCACGGCTTTGACCGTGAAAAGAAGTTGGCGAAGTTGTTCTTTGGTTTGGGAGTCGAACGTGATTTCAAAGCCATTACCATTGCCAAGATCGGCTGCCATGTGATTGCGCTGTTTTTTGAGAGCGCGTTTTCTTCTCTCTTGTTCCGGATCGTCCTTCGAAGTCCGCAGATTTTTTGCATTCTTTTTCAAAGACCTATTCTTTAATTCAACAGTCGTGTCCAACTTCGCCACAAAGATTTCCTCCCGTTACAGAGCCAAACCCACATAACATTGTCGCAATCTTAGTAAACACAAAAAGTAGATCTATTACCGCGTTTTAATTTTACCGGCCCTTTTGGTAAATTACAGACTTCTCATTTGAAACTCTCGCCAAAACATATAGACGTGATAAGCTCGCCCCATTTCTTTCATAAAGAAGCCTCTTTTGTTTTCTCTAGGGGCAAGTGCTGCAGGAACCAACCGACTGCGTGATGTGTGACTTGCTCTAACGTCCCACTTTCTTCAAAAAGATGAGTCGCACCCGAGACAACGATCAATTGCTTTTCACATTTCATCTGCGCCAGAGCTTTTTTATTTAAAGTCATCACCTCGGGATCATTTCCCCCGACAATCAACAATGTCGGTGCTTTGACTTTTTTTAAGTTCGGCTCTGCCAAATCCGGACGACCGCCTCGGGAAACCACCGCGAAAATAGTTCTGTCGTGAGCAGCTGCTGTAAGGGCCGCGGCCGCTCCCGTGCTTGCACCGAAGTAGGCGACCGGCAGATTCTTTGTTTTAGCTTGGGTTGAAAGATATTTTTTAGCGGCCTGCAAACGCTCCGCAAGAAGTTCGACATCAAAGACTTTGTTGCGATCGTTGGATTCTTCTTCTGTGAGCAAATCCATCAGAAGAGTTCCCAGGCCTCTTTTTTGTAAGACGTGCGCAACAAAGTTATTTCGTGAACTCCACCGACTGCTTCCGCTTCCGTGAGCAAAAATCACGATAGACGTTACCCACTCCGGTAAACCCAGAATTCCTTTCAGACGAAGGTCTCCACTTGGAATTTCAATTTCTTTTTCAATATCCGTTAAATCATGATGGGAAACCATAGATACCTCGGCCTCCACTCTATATTAAGGTAGAGGCATTTGTTCTATGGAATATCAGATCTTTGTTGAATTAAAGACTCTGTCTGTTGACAGGGTTTATGACATCTTTTGCAGGATAACTTCGAACTCAGTGCCACGCCCGTCCTTCACGGGACTGCGAACGGAAACCTTTCCGTCATGCGCTTCGACGACCGCTTTGACAAACGTCAACCCTAAACCCATTCCGTATTCAGACCGGCTCTTATCACTGCGATAAAGTTTCTGCCATATCATCGCGTGCTCATCCGGCGAAATTCCCGGCCCCGAATCGGTGACCTTCAAAATAACATTTTCAGTCTGATTGATGGTCTCGATTGTCACTTCGCCGCCGGAAGGAGTGTACTTGTGGGCGTTATCCAAAAGATTGGCGATAACACGACTGATAAGTCTTGCATCCACCATCGCCCAATCATGGGTATCCAGCTTCTGCACGACCCGAATTTCTTTTTCTTCAAAAGCCATTTCGTACAAGCTCATAATCTCGCGCACAAGATCGCTGATGTATTTCTTCTCAAGCTTCAGCTTTTTACTGCGATTTTCAGCTTCGGTGATATCCGTAAGAACCTGCAGGAAATTAAGAATCTTATCGGAGTTTTCAAAACAACTTTGCAAAGCTTCGCGATAG
This region of Bdellovibrio sp. 22V genomic DNA includes:
- a CDS encoding alpha/beta hydrolase; translated protein: MVSHHDLTDIEKEIEIPSGDLRLKGILGLPEWVTSIVIFAHGSGSSRWSSRNNFVAHVLQKRGLGTLLMDLLTEEESNDRNKVFDVELLAERLQAAKKYLSTQAKTKNLPVAYFGASTGAAAALTAAAHDRTIFAVVSRGGRPDLAEPNLKKVKAPTLLIVGGNDPEVMTLNKKALAQMKCEKQLIVVSGATHLFEESGTLEQVTHHAVGWFLQHLPLEKTKEASL